ATGATTCTTGCTCCGACAGCCCCCACACTGCGTTTGGATCAGCGCCATAGCTACAAAGTAACTCAATCATTTCTGCGTCCATTGCCCACATGGCGCTATCCAGTGGTCCTAATTTTTCAATCCCATCCTCCTCTAATATATTGGGGTCCGCGCCGTTATCTAATAAGAATTTGACAACTTCATATCTCTTGCCATCTTTGTCGTAATTATAGATATTGCTGCAAACTGCCGAGAGTATGGATTCCCCATATTTACTTGTTTCATTTATATCCACGCCTTCCTCTAAGACGGCAGAGATTTTTGAGATATTAAGGGTCTCGCATGCGTCTATTATTTTTTTTCTTAATTCGCTCATTTCTTGTATCGCTATTAATATAACCTTGTTTGGTATCACAACAGGGCCTGAGACTCACCCATTATCTATGTAGGTCGCATTTAAGAAAAATCGGCTATACTTGCCGTCTGTATTCGCCATTTTTTCGGCAAATTACTTAGGCGTTAATTTGTCCAAAGAACTGTGTGGACGAAACGTATTATACTCTTCTCTCCAGGATTTGATCTTCTCCTTTAAGACTTCGTGCTGTTAGCTCTGATCGGTATACATCGGTTTCAGTCGGAGATTTTCGCCCACAAGTTCTTTCAGTCTTTTTAATATACTAGGCTGTGCCGCCATACTTAGACATCCAGTTGTAGTGGGTCGCATCCGATACGCCGCAAATAATAAACAATTTGAATTATCCGGAAAGAAGATTAGTTAATCAAATGGCGCTTAAATCCAATACCCAGCGGGACTACTGTTAGGCGGATACTATACTTGTACATTTAGGGAGGGGTGCATCATCACTGCGCAGTTTTCTGCAAAGAAAATAATACCTGGTTAATTTTCTCCTCCAACTGGTAACTAGTAAATGGTTTGAGCAAATATTGGCTGGCTCCAGATCTAATAATTTCCATTATCATATCCTTCCTGTTTTCTTCAGACACTACAATCACAGGAATATTTTTGTATTTAGGTGTTTCCCGTATCGTAGTAACCAGTTCTAATCCAGACATTTGGGGCATATAGAGATCAGTGATCATCAGATGGATGTCGTCCGACTTCAATATTCTCAAAGCCATGGGGCCACTGGAAGCTTCAATAATATTTGAGGAACTGTAACCCAATTGCCGCGCAACCTTCCTATAGGCCGAACGCATGGTTGGTATATCATCAACCAAAAGTAATTTATCCTCGTCTTTATTTTTCAACATTACAGGAAGCGCTGTTTTAATCTTTTGAATGGATTCTTTCTTAAAAACAAAATCATTCTGTGGTGGAAATCCCTTGAGTTCTTCATTGTCTTTATATTTTTCTTTTATCTGCTTCAGATTGGGCGCCATTTCCAAAAAGCTAGCAACAAGAGATGGGTCAAAATCAATACTGGATCGCTTTTTCAAGAAAGCAAGCCCTTCAGAAATAGAAGCTCCTGCATTGCCATCTTGACTGCGGGTCATTGAATCGAATTGGTCCGCGATAGAGACGATTCTTGCCTCAAGCGAAATCTCTTCCCTTTTCATGCCGTGGGGATATCCTTTTCCGTTCCATTTCTCATGGTGTTGCAAAGCAATCTGCCTTGCCATTTTCATTAGAAGAGAATCACTTCCGGACAAAAGGTCTGCGCCAATGGTTGTATGGCTCTTCATGATTTCCCATTCTTCGAGACTGAGTTCTTCTTTTTTATTCAAGATGGGCAGGGGGACTGCAATCATTCCAATATCGTAGGTGGAAGAGGCAAGTTTGATATTTTGAGCACGTTGCTCTGAAAGCCCAATTTTTTTTGCCAAAAGGTGGCTATAATGACTGACGCGAATATAATTATCCACATCACCTTTTGAAAAGACCCGGTTTGCCCTGCTTAGACACTGAATGAGATCAATATCAGGATCATGGGATTTTCTTGCCAACTCCCGGGCTTTTTTGTTTAGGATTTCTTCCTTTTGATGCCGCGCTGATAACAATCTATTTTTCAACTTCAGGATATTCTTAATTCTTAAAATCACTTCGGTGTAATCAAAAGGTTTGCTCAGGAAATCATTTGCCCCTTCGCTCAAGGCTTTCATCCGGATAACAGATTCATCCTCAGCCGTCAAAACCATGATCACTGGTGGAACGATGTCCTCATTCGCATTAATTTCTTGCATAATCTGGAATCCATCTGGCGCGGGCATTCTTAAATCAAGTAAAAGAAGATCTGGATGAAAAGAATGGTACACTTCAGTAAATTTTTTTGACTTCTGTTCGCTTTTATAATTGTTGAAACCAGCCGATTCCAGCGTTTTCTCAAGGAGTCTGATATTTGATATTTCATCATCAATGATCAAAATCTTACTGTTGTAAATGTCAAAATTGGCAGTCATTTTTGGAACTCAAATAAATATTATCAATAACTCTAGTTAAATCGAGTCGAACGGTAATTGCTTCAACAGTCGGAAAATCCCTCCATAATTTTTAAAAATTCAGGCAGACTTGTTTTAAAAATTTTGACCAGTTCGGGGTCAAACATTATTCCTGAGTTATTCTCCATCTCAGTTACCGTGTCTTCAATCGACCAACTTTCCTTGTAGGGACGTTTGCTACAGAGGGCGTCAAAGACATCGGCGAGTATTACGATTCGTCCTTCAATGGGTATTTCTTCCCCTTTCAATCCTTTAGGATAACCGCCTCCCGCCCACTGTTCGTGATGGGTCAAGGCGATGGTTTCAGCCTTAAGCATGATTTCGGAAGTGCCGGATGAGAGAATCTGACCGCCTATTTCAGCATGGGTTTTCATGATTTCCCACTCCTCTTCTGTTAATTTCCCTGGCTTTAACAGGATGCCGTCTGGGATACCAATCTTGCCCACGTCATGCATCGGACTTGCGTGTTGTATCAATTTGCATTCCTTATCAGACAATCCTGCCGCCCTTGCAAGGATTTCGCTGTAAAGACTCATTCGTAGTACATGCATGCCAGTTTCATTATCCCGGTATTCAGCGGCCTTGCTCAATCGTTGAAGGGCCTCCATACGTGAGACTTCAAGTTCATAAGTTCTCTCGCTCACTTTTCTGTCGAGTATCTCATTCTGTTGAAGCGCCTGTTTGTATAGCAGGCGGACTGTCATAATATTTTTGATACGCGTCAGAACTTCCACATAACTGAACGGTTTGGATAAAAAATCTATAGCGCCGGCTCTCAATGCTTTCACGCGTATCTCATCGTCCTTTTGAGCCGTCAATACCAATACGGGGGGAGAACTGCCGTTGCTCTGTATCACTTTCTCCATAATTTGAAATCCATCCAAGTGAGGCATGTTCAGATCAAGCAGTAAGATGTCAGGTTCAACTGCTTCATACAGAGCTTCTGCCTTTCTTGAATCTTCCACTGAATGTATGGAGCTATAGCCTTCTTGTTGAAGCATTTTTTCAAGCAAGAGAACATTGGCATGTTCATCATCCACAATCATTATTTTGCCCTGCTTTATAGACTCCTGGCATATCATACTAATACCTCCTGAAAAAAACATTAAGATGCTCAAATTGATCTAAGTTCTGATTCAATCAAGTCAAACAACTTATCAATATCAATAGGTTTGGGAACAAAATGATTGAAACCAGCAAGCAAAGCACGTTCAATATCCTTTTCGGATGCTTTGGCGCTCAGCGCTATGACCGGTATATTTTTTGTTTCAGATAATCTTTTGAGCGTGCGCAATGTGGAATAACCATCCATTCCAGGAAGATTGATATCCATCAATATCAAATCAGGAAGGGTTGCCATAGCCAAATCTATTCCAATGCCACCCTCATGGGCTGTTAATAAATCAAATCCCTTTTTCCCGGAAAACAATTTTTCCATCAACCTGTGATTTGCAGGATTATCTTCAATATAAATGATTTTTTTACTTTCACCGGAGTTTTCGATTAATGCTTCATCAACATTCTCTGGCGTTGGATCATTTAGGTCAGTTGCCTCAGCTTTTTGTAATTCTACAGAGAAACAACTCCCGCCTTCCGAACAGTTTTCGAAGCAGATTGAGCCTTTCATAAGTTCAGTCAATCGTTTGCATAGCGTGAGCCCTATTCCAGTCCCTTCCACATCGCCATTATCGGCATTGAGTCGATCAAAGGGCTGGAATAAACGCGACTGCAATTCTTCAGGGATTCCGACTCCTGTATCCTTGACAGAAATACGGATTGTTGTTTCAGAATTCACTTCACAGCGCAACCAGACTTTTCCACCAGCAGGAGTGTATTTGATTCCATTTGATAATAAATTCATCAATACCTGTTTTAATCGAATGCGGTCGGCATAAGCAAATACGGACTGACCCATAGAAACTTCATTGATCAACTCAATAGAGTTTTTGACTGCAACTTGCTTCATTACATCGGCAACATCATTCAATAGTGAAGAAACACAAACAGGTTCCATCGAAAGCGAAATGTCTCCCTTATCAATTTCAGAGAGCTCCAAAACCTCATTGATCAGGAAAAGAAGCCTTTCCCCGGCCTTACAAATTTCCATGATATTTTCTTTCTGATCGGGCGTTAGGCTTTGATTCGGATTGTTATACGTCAACTGAGCGAACCCCAGTATTGCGTTCATAGGGGTGCGTAATTCATGGCTCATGCGTGAAAGAAACTCAGATTTCGCTTTACTCGCTTGTTCGGCCTCTTCCTTTAATTTGATCATCAATGCTTCTCTTTTTTTACGTACGCCGATGTCTTTGAATGTAAGTACGCAACCCAGGGTTTCATCATCCCTCTTAATCGGGGCTAATGTAAACTCGGCGTCAAAAATTTCGCCAGTATTTTTATGAAACTCATCTTCAACCGATTCATACAAATTGCCCTCTCGAATGATCTGCGCCAGATGCTCTCTTGACTTTATAAAAGAGCGACCGTTTCTGCCAATCGGTTGAACCAGGCTAAAAAAATCTTGTCCAATGGCTTCGGTCTCCTGAAAACCAAGGATTTTGGAGGCAGATGGGTTCATAAAATATACCTTCCCGTTCATATCCAACCGACAAACGCCTTCAGCAATTGAATTCAGAAGTATTTCCAATTGATTAGTGATTTCCAGATTTTTTTGGCGCGATTCGACAATGTCGGAAATATCGCTGATGATGCAACAAATAATGGCGCCCGCATCTATTTTGACTTTACTGGCTCTGATCTCGATTGGGAACCGTTCTTTGTTTTTGGACACCCCCCATAAGTGAGGATCACTCTTGTCACGAACCTTGGCAAAAATCTGATTGAATACCGATGCATGCGTGGATGAATTATCCTGTTGGTTATCGGAGTCCGAAATAATATGGCTTATATCTTTACCAATGATTTCCGACGCTGAGAATTTAAAAACGCGTTCTGCCGAGGGGTTGAATGAAAGGATTACTCCTTTCATATCTGTGAAGATAATTGGATCAATAGAGGATTTGATAACTGCTTTATAATACTTATTTGAAATGGATAAATTGATGTCGGCACGTTTCCTTTTCCAAAAAGACCAAACGCTAATTGCGGTGAGCAGACACAATCCTATGAGTACATCGTAGAAAAGCGCTTGTAACATATTTACAGCGCTGTAG
This window of the Candidatus Nitrohelix vancouverensis genome carries:
- a CDS encoding ankyrin repeat domain-containing protein; this encodes MSELRKKIIDACETLNISKISAVLEEGVDINETSKYGESILSAVCSNIYNYDKDGKRYEVVKFLLDNGADPNILEEDGIEKLGPLDSAMWAMDAEMIELLCSYGADPNAVWGLSEQESFYDFAVSEYYHEYANYNFPDNPTYEDGKTLYPMAFPEEPTAEDEKDEDSRLNFMQRMAEKYSFKEPTHLFVLRKYGAKGWRELQGAG
- a CDS encoding transposase; its protein translation is MKSWREEYNTFRPHSSLDKLTPK
- a CDS encoding response regulator — protein: MTANFDIYNSKILIIDDEISNIRLLEKTLESAGFNNYKSEQKSKKFTEVYHSFHPDLLLLDLRMPAPDGFQIMQEINANEDIVPPVIMVLTAEDESVIRMKALSEGANDFLSKPFDYTEVILRIKNILKLKNRLLSARHQKEEILNKKARELARKSHDPDIDLIQCLSRANRVFSKGDVDNYIRVSHYSHLLAKKIGLSEQRAQNIKLASSTYDIGMIAVPLPILNKKEELSLEEWEIMKSHTTIGADLLSGSDSLLMKMARQIALQHHEKWNGKGYPHGMKREEISLEARIVSIADQFDSMTRSQDGNAGASISEGLAFLKKRSSIDFDPSLVASFLEMAPNLKQIKEKYKDNEELKGFPPQNDFVFKKESIQKIKTALPVMLKNKDEDKLLLVDDIPTMRSAYRKVARQLGYSSSNIIEASSGPMALRILKSDDIHLMITDLYMPQMSGLELVTTIRETPKYKNIPVIVVSEENRKDMIMEIIRSGASQYLLKPFTSYQLEEKINQVLFSLQKTAQ
- a CDS encoding response regulator, with amino-acid sequence MICQESIKQGKIMIVDDEHANVLLLEKMLQQEGYSSIHSVEDSRKAEALYEAVEPDILLLDLNMPHLDGFQIMEKVIQSNGSSPPVLVLTAQKDDEIRVKALRAGAIDFLSKPFSYVEVLTRIKNIMTVRLLYKQALQQNEILDRKVSERTYELEVSRMEALQRLSKAAEYRDNETGMHVLRMSLYSEILARAAGLSDKECKLIQHASPMHDVGKIGIPDGILLKPGKLTEEEWEIMKTHAEIGGQILSSGTSEIMLKAETIALTHHEQWAGGGYPKGLKGEEIPIEGRIVILADVFDALCSKRPYKESWSIEDTVTEMENNSGIMFDPELVKIFKTSLPEFLKIMEGFSDC
- a CDS encoding PAS domain-containing protein — its product is MTKRIKTIDKKFLEMTFVKYAITALTIMALIISSGFYVLNSVQNHLKNNITENLSLSLNTTLEVFEIWVKEKKGVAYFLMNEDQTQKNILSILEKTQDNDFEKNDLLALEEAIALKNHLAPIVESMDFVGYVLFNTSGRQVAALLDSAVGENNLMGYSDFFSRSLKGEVCLSLPFISEINLVGEDGKLRPGMPTMFISYPVKNLHDEIIGVMAFRLKPETEFSKIFMGARTGSTGEAYAFSKDGRMLSDTRFLDHLRAIGIIPNELWSHSLLAVNIRNPGGNLVEGFTPETPPDQWPLTFMAAEATQGNSGVNVEGYNDYRGVPVVGAWTWLPEYDMGFTKEIDLKEAYSAVNMLQALFYDVLIGLCLLTAISVWSFWKRKRADINLSISNKYYKAVIKSSIDPIIFTDMKGVILSFNPSAERVFKFSASEIIGKDISHIISDSDNQQDNSSTHASVFNQIFAKVRDKSDPHLWGVSKNKERFPIEIRASKVKIDAGAIICCIISDISDIVESRQKNLEITNQLEILLNSIAEGVCRLDMNGKVYFMNPSASKILGFQETEAIGQDFFSLVQPIGRNGRSFIKSREHLAQIIREGNLYESVEDEFHKNTGEIFDAEFTLAPIKRDDETLGCVLTFKDIGVRKKREALMIKLKEEAEQASKAKSEFLSRMSHELRTPMNAILGFAQLTYNNPNQSLTPDQKENIMEICKAGERLLFLINEVLELSEIDKGDISLSMEPVCVSSLLNDVADVMKQVAVKNSIELINEVSMGQSVFAYADRIRLKQVLMNLLSNGIKYTPAGGKVWLRCEVNSETTIRISVKDTGVGIPEELQSRLFQPFDRLNADNGDVEGTGIGLTLCKRLTELMKGSICFENCSEGGSCFSVELQKAEATDLNDPTPENVDEALIENSGESKKIIYIEDNPANHRLMEKLFSGKKGFDLLTAHEGGIGIDLAMATLPDLILMDINLPGMDGYSTLRTLKRLSETKNIPVIALSAKASEKDIERALLAGFNHFVPKPIDIDKLFDLIESELRSI